In Phragmitibacter flavus, a single genomic region encodes these proteins:
- the ccoN gene encoding cytochrome-c oxidase, cbb3-type subunit I, which yields MTPPDKLGTTITIEYDDKTVRWFMLAAVFWGFIAMVVGVLVATQLNYWQLNFNTSWLTFGRLRPLHTNAAIFAFVGNMMFAGIYYSTQRLCKVRTASDLLSKIHFYGWQLIIVAAAITLPLGYSRSKEYAELIWPINIAVALIWVVFAINFFWTLKKRNEPSLYVALWFYIATIITVAMLYIVNHLQIPTSWTHAYPIFGGVQDALVQWWYGHNAVAFFLTTPILGIMYYFLPKAAERPVYSYRLSIIHFWSLVFIYIWAGPHHLLNTALPQWLQTLGMLFSLMLWAPSWGGMLNGLLTLRGAWHKLRTDPVIKFFVAAVTFYGMATFEGPLLSIRAVNSLSHYSDWTIGHVHAGTLGWNGFMAAGMFYWLAPRLWNTKLHSIAMANFHFWIGLIGILFYVASMWVSGIMQGLMLNATTEGGTVLAYPNFVETLNAIRPMMLMRALGGLLYLVGFTLMCYNLYKTIRSGKPYNETREVNVPASSTHDTMKWKDVFINDPLTFTFLGLLFMSLWFFLPPGANLAALISSLWLSWMAVNRFRKSGQTWSFWYQRLLENYMPFTVLTLLAVAAGGMIQILPTITVNRAKNVEDKLQKLYTPLELAGRDLYVSEGCYNCHSQMIRTMVPDVLRYGHYSRLGESIYDFPFQWGSKRTGPDLARIGDKYPNIWHFNHMLDPRAVSSGSNMPAYPWLFENKTDIKGLPAKIAVQTRLGVPYPPMNKHEIEQGAIEQGIAIATDLKNAGAFAMPDTQIIALIAYLQKVGQADNVEKEVPEIIPYTPPPLAPALPDLHRPAPLPPAPLQTTQR from the coding sequence ATGACACCCCCTGATAAACTCGGAACCACCATCACCATTGAATACGATGACAAAACCGTCCGCTGGTTCATGCTTGCCGCCGTCTTTTGGGGCTTTATTGCCATGGTCGTCGGCGTCCTCGTTGCCACCCAGCTCAACTACTGGCAGCTGAACTTCAACACCTCCTGGCTCACCTTCGGACGCCTGCGGCCTCTCCACACCAACGCCGCCATCTTCGCTTTCGTTGGCAACATGATGTTCGCCGGCATCTACTACTCCACCCAGCGCCTCTGCAAGGTCCGCACTGCCTCCGATCTGCTCTCGAAAATCCACTTCTACGGCTGGCAGTTGATCATCGTTGCCGCCGCCATCACCCTTCCCCTCGGCTACTCCCGCAGCAAAGAATACGCCGAACTCATCTGGCCCATCAACATCGCCGTCGCCCTCATCTGGGTGGTCTTCGCCATCAACTTCTTTTGGACCCTCAAAAAGCGCAACGAACCCTCCCTCTACGTCGCCCTCTGGTTCTACATCGCCACCATCATCACCGTGGCGATGCTCTACATCGTCAACCACCTGCAAATCCCCACCTCCTGGACCCACGCCTATCCCATCTTCGGAGGCGTTCAGGACGCCCTTGTCCAATGGTGGTATGGCCACAATGCCGTCGCCTTCTTCCTCACCACCCCCATCCTCGGCATCATGTATTATTTCCTGCCCAAAGCGGCAGAACGCCCGGTCTATTCCTACCGGCTGAGCATCATCCACTTCTGGTCCCTCGTCTTCATCTACATCTGGGCAGGCCCGCATCACCTTCTCAACACCGCCCTTCCCCAGTGGCTGCAAACGCTCGGCATGCTCTTCAGCCTCATGCTCTGGGCCCCCAGCTGGGGCGGCATGCTCAACGGCTTGCTCACCCTCCGCGGTGCCTGGCATAAACTGCGCACCGATCCCGTCATCAAATTCTTCGTCGCCGCCGTCACCTTCTACGGCATGGCCACCTTCGAAGGCCCCCTGCTTTCCATCCGCGCCGTCAACTCCCTCTCCCACTATTCGGACTGGACCATCGGCCACGTCCACGCCGGCACCCTCGGCTGGAACGGTTTCATGGCCGCCGGCATGTTCTACTGGCTCGCCCCGCGACTCTGGAACACCAAACTCCACTCCATCGCCATGGCCAACTTCCACTTCTGGATCGGTCTCATCGGCATCCTCTTCTACGTCGCCTCCATGTGGGTCTCCGGCATCATGCAAGGCCTCATGCTCAACGCCACCACCGAAGGCGGCACCGTGCTCGCCTACCCCAACTTCGTGGAAACCCTCAACGCCATCCGCCCCATGATGCTCATGCGGGCACTCGGCGGCCTGCTCTACCTCGTCGGCTTCACGCTGATGTGCTACAACCTCTATAAAACCATCCGCAGCGGAAAACCCTACAACGAAACCCGTGAGGTTAACGTTCCCGCCAGCTCCACCCACGACACCATGAAGTGGAAGGACGTCTTCATCAATGACCCCCTCACCTTCACCTTCCTCGGACTGCTCTTCATGTCCCTCTGGTTCTTCCTTCCCCCGGGAGCCAACCTCGCCGCCCTCATCAGCAGCCTCTGGCTCAGCTGGATGGCCGTGAACCGCTTCCGCAAAAGCGGCCAGACCTGGAGCTTCTGGTATCAGCGACTCCTCGAGAACTACATGCCCTTCACCGTGCTCACCCTGCTCGCCGTCGCCGCCGGTGGCATGATCCAAATCCTCCCCACCATCACCGTCAACCGCGCGAAAAACGTCGAGGACAAACTGCAAAAACTCTACACACCCCTCGAACTCGCCGGACGCGACCTCTACGTCAGCGAAGGCTGCTACAACTGCCACTCGCAGATGATCCGCACCATGGTGCCCGACGTTCTTCGTTACGGACACTACTCGCGACTCGGCGAAAGCATCTACGACTTCCCCTTCCAGTGGGGCAGCAAACGCACCGGACCCGACCTCGCCCGCATCGGCGACAAATACCCCAACATCTGGCACTTCAACCACATGCTCGACCCGCGCGCCGTCAGTTCCGGCTCCAACATGCCTGCCTACCCCTGGCTGTTCGAAAACAAAACCGACATCAAAGGCCTGCCCGCGAAAATCGCCGTGCAAACCCGACTCGGCGTTCCTTACCCCCCCATGAACAAACACGAGATCGAACAGGGTGCCATCGAACAAGGCATCGCCATTGCCACCGACCTCAAAAACGCCGGAGCCTTTGCCATGCCCGACACCCAGATCATCGCCCTCATCGCCTATCTACAAAAAGTCGGACAGGCAGACAACGTCGAAAAAGAAGTGCCCGAGATTATTCCCTACACCCCTCCTCCGCTCGCGCCCGCCCTTCCCGACCTTCACCGCCCCGCCCCTCTCCCTCCCGCACCACTGCAAACCACCCAACGCTAA